A window from Argopecten irradians isolate NY chromosome 3, Ai_NY, whole genome shotgun sequence encodes these proteins:
- the LOC138318617 gene encoding alpha-mannosidase 2x-like isoform X1, giving the protein MMKSGKNKKTGLTSSLVPDCWLIWKHECGMKFQQRLLIVAGLGLVALVGLVALGNTQLMAILDNLGQSNRPLYQESPYHGRMLRSVSHNICQGMGTVKPTTTITTQALKNQTTYAMKSNGQYIIPTTATTSDNKEPLTVIVVPHSHNDPGWQRTVEEYYVVSTKNILNNMVSKLRIYPNMTFVWAETVFLSMWWNELDDDVKAQVRRLVRRGQLEIVLGGWVMPDEASTHYYSVIDQLMEGHQWLGENLSTKPLNSWSIDPFGHSGTMPYLWKSAGLENMVIQRIHQSTKAALVRSKSLEFNWRQAWDSQGHTDILCHTMPYMLYGIKHTCGPNPDVCLMFDFWQTDNFNRRTFSKPITVSNVEVLATALYKQYKSKANLYRYNTILVPLGDDFRYDRESEWDHQFQNYDMLMQYMNSRKEWNIDIKFGTLSDYFKAVRKSEEALKKNTLQEGFPSLSGDFFPYSDKNNAYWSGYYTTRPFDKKFSRDVQANLRAAEILYTLTIAYMKKWDREFEFYHETATHLQQARRNLGVFLHHDAITGTSKSYVVEDFERLLNAAYNSTQKVLAITTQALLTEGRIMTPLILSPTLVYSDHRTLPRRQVVAVVEFGTKVMLYNPSMHERSEMWTLLVNTDHLVVHDTDNQVIPHQVNPVWDTNVAVHERVFEVVFFKKLSSLSIETIMLYKVDKVTKDHSFPAEITIYNTKQLSIPPYSRFYQNRPRDSKHFRGPIILENDFLRAQFSPKDGMLKVIENKATGNKTDVNLEFLQYTSQGSGAYLFYPTLEGAQPTLKGTPIIRVTRGQLMSQVEVIYRHIRHLVQIYHHPGPQGRGLHIENLINMYAQELHDREIIMRFNTNIKNPDLSYYTDENGFQLIGRSTDTKLRTEANYYPMTSMAILEDQVNRLTLHSAQPHGVAGLKQGQLEIMLERQLMYDDERGLGEGVEDNKLTLSRFVLQIEQFTEHQPANPGLTTFPSLLGLSIGEALQQPIVTLYTQVNTDILARVFSPSQGPLPCDITLVSLRNLVNEVLDYQDTSLLLHRRGFICSLPADGTECSLASNLTISSMLKDLSADNVRETTLTHMYEKKKWSPHSQLSIPSMEISSYKLTL; this is encoded by the coding sequence GCTTGACCTCCTCTTTGGTGCCCGACTGTTGGTTGATATGGAAACATGAGTGCGGGATGAAGTTCCAACAGCGGTTGTTGATCGTGGCTGGCCTTGGCCTTGTTGCCCTGGTCGGCCTGGTTGCCCTTGGCAACACACAACTAATGGCTATCCTTGATAACCTTGGTCAGAGCAATCGTCCCCTCTACCAGGAGTCACCATACCATGGCCGCATGCTACGATCAGTGTCCCATAACATCTGCCAGGGCATGGGGACAGTAAAACCAACCACTACCATCACAACACAGGCACTAAAGAACCAGACAACCTACGCCATGAAAAGTAATGGCCAGTATATTATACCAACAACTGCGACAACGTCCGACAATAAAGAGCCACTGACAGTCATAGTAGTGCCACATAGCCACAATGACCCAGGGTGGCAACGCACTGTGGAGGAGTACTATGTTGTCTCAACCAAAAACATTCTCAACAATATGGTGTCAAAACTGAGAATATACCCAAACATGACATTTGTCTGGGCAGAGACTGTGTTTCTGAGTATGTGGTGGAATGAGCTGGACGACGATGTGAAGGCTCAGGTTCGCCGCCTCGTCAGACGTGGCCAGCTGGAAATAGTCCTTGGTGGCTGGGTGATGCCAGACGAGGCAAGCACACATTATTATTCAGTCATTGACCAGCTCATGGAAGGCCACCAATGGCTTGGGGAAAACCTTAGCACCAAGCCACTCAACAGTTGGTCTATTGATCCTTTTGGACATTCTGGTACCATGCCTTATCTGTGGAAAAGTGCAGGTCTAGAAAACATGGTGATTCAGCGAATCCACCAATCCACAAAGGCAGCACTTGTACGAAGTAAAAGTCTGGAGTTTAACTGGCGTCAGGCCTGGGATTCACAGGGACACACAGACATACTGTGCCACACCATGCCCTACATGTTGTATGGTATCAAACATACATGTGGTCCCAATCCAGATGTCTGCTTAATGTTTGACTTCTGGCAGACAGACAACTTCAACCGGAGAAcattctcaaaaccgatcactgTATCAAATGTAGAGGTTCTTGCAACAGCCTTATACAAACAGTACAAATCTAAAGCAAATTTATACCGGTACAATACCATTCTCGTTCCCCTCGGTGACGATTTCCGATACGACAGAGAATCCGAGTGGGACCATCAGTTCCAAAATTATGATATGCTCATGCAGTACATGAACTCAAGGAAGGAATGgaatattgatatcaaattcGGAACATTGTCTGATTACTTTAAAGCTGTGAGGAAATCAGAGGAAGCTTTGAAAAAGAATACTCTACAAGAAGGATTTCCCTCTCTAAGTGGTGACTTCTTTCCAtattctgataaaaacaatgctTATTGGTCAGGATATTACACAACCCGACCTTTCGATAAAAAGTTCTCTAGAGATGTTCAGGCAAATCTGAGAGCAGCTGAAATATTATACACACTTACAATAGCATATATGAAAAAGTGGGATCGtgaatttgaattttatcaTGAGACTGCTACACATTTACAACAAGCTCGGCGAAATCTGGGTGTTTTTCTTCATCACGATGCTATTACTGGTACATCTAAGTCGTATGTTGTCGAGGACTTTGAGCGTCTACTGAATGCAGCTTACAACAGTACTCAAAAAGTTTTAGCGATCACAACACAAGCACTTCTGACAGAGGGGCGAATAATGACGCCTCTGATCCTAAGTCCAACTCTTGTATACTCTGATCATCGGACACTTCCTCGCAGACAAGTTGTTGCAGTCGTCGAGTTCGGAACAAAGGTGATGTTATATAACCCTTCCATGCACGAGCGATCAGAGATGTGGACGTTACTGGTGAATACTGATCATCTCGTTGTTCATGACACCGACAACCAAGTGATTCCTCATCAGGTGAATCCGGTCTGGGATACTAATGTTGCTGTACATGAACGTGTGTTCGAGGTTGTGTTTTTCAAAAAGTTATCTTCATTGTCAATAGAAACTATTATGCTTTATAAAGTAGACAAAGTAACCAAGGACCATTCCTTCCCTGCAGAGAtcacaatatacaatacaaaacaactCTCTATACCACCATATAGTAGATTCTACCAGAACAGGCCTCGAGATTCTAAACACTTCCGTGGACCGATTATTCTAGAAAATGATTTCCTGCGAGCCCAGTTTAGTCCCAAGGATGGGATGCTTAAAGTTATAGAGAATAAAGCAACTGGAAACAAGACAGATGTGAACCTCGAGTTTCTCCAATATACATCTCAAGGTAGCGGGGCATATCTCTTCTACCCAACATTAGAAGGCGCCCAACCAACCCTGAAGGGTACACCTATTATCAGGGTAACAAGAGGGCAACTCATGTCACAAGTGGAAGTCATATACCGCCACATCCGGCACCTCGTACAAATCTACCATCACCCAGGGCCACAGGgacgtggtcttcatatagagAACTTGATCAACATGTATGCACAGGAACTGCATGATCGGGAGATCATTATGAGATTCAACACCAACATTAAAAATCCAGATTTGTCATACTATACAGATGAGAATGGCTTCCAGTTGATTGGTCGTTCTACAGATACGAAACTTCGTACGGAGGCAAATTATTATCCGATGACAAGTATGGCTATACTGGAGGACCAGGTGAATCGTCTGACTTTACACTCCGCTCAGCCACATGGCGTAGCCGGACTTAAACAAGGTCAGCTAGAAATAATGTTGGAAAGACAGTTAATGTATGATGATGAGCGAGGCCTCGGAGAGGGCGTGGAAGACAATAAACTCACGCTCAGTAGATTTGTGTTACAAATCGAACAATTTACTGAGCACCAACCAGCAAATCCAGGGCTGACCACTTTCCCCTCCCTACTGGGGCTATCCATAGGGGAGGCCCTACAACAGCCAATTGTGACTCTGTACACTCAAGTTAACACTGACATTTTGGCCCGAGTGTTCTCCCCCTCTCAGGGCCCCCTTCCTTGTGATATAACACTAGTTAGTCTCCGAAATCTTGTTAACGAGGTTTTGGACTACCAAGACACAAGTCTCTTGCTGCATCGTCGTGGATTCATTTGTTCTCTTCCTGCTGATGGCACAGAGTGTTCCTTAGCTTCTAATTTGACAATAAGTTCAATGTTAAAAGATTTATCTGCAGACAatgtaagggagacaaccctTACTCATATGTATGAGAAGAAAAAATGGAGCCCACATTCCCAACTATCTATTCCTTCGATGGAGATATCTTCCTATAAATTAACCTTGTGA
- the LOC138318617 gene encoding alpha-mannosidase 2x-like isoform X2: protein MKFQQRLLIVAGLGLVALVGLVALGNTQLMAILDNLGQSNRPLYQESPYHGRMLRSVSHNICQGMGTVKPTTTITTQALKNQTTYAMKSNGQYIIPTTATTSDNKEPLTVIVVPHSHNDPGWQRTVEEYYVVSTKNILNNMVSKLRIYPNMTFVWAETVFLSMWWNELDDDVKAQVRRLVRRGQLEIVLGGWVMPDEASTHYYSVIDQLMEGHQWLGENLSTKPLNSWSIDPFGHSGTMPYLWKSAGLENMVIQRIHQSTKAALVRSKSLEFNWRQAWDSQGHTDILCHTMPYMLYGIKHTCGPNPDVCLMFDFWQTDNFNRRTFSKPITVSNVEVLATALYKQYKSKANLYRYNTILVPLGDDFRYDRESEWDHQFQNYDMLMQYMNSRKEWNIDIKFGTLSDYFKAVRKSEEALKKNTLQEGFPSLSGDFFPYSDKNNAYWSGYYTTRPFDKKFSRDVQANLRAAEILYTLTIAYMKKWDREFEFYHETATHLQQARRNLGVFLHHDAITGTSKSYVVEDFERLLNAAYNSTQKVLAITTQALLTEGRIMTPLILSPTLVYSDHRTLPRRQVVAVVEFGTKVMLYNPSMHERSEMWTLLVNTDHLVVHDTDNQVIPHQVNPVWDTNVAVHERVFEVVFFKKLSSLSIETIMLYKVDKVTKDHSFPAEITIYNTKQLSIPPYSRFYQNRPRDSKHFRGPIILENDFLRAQFSPKDGMLKVIENKATGNKTDVNLEFLQYTSQGSGAYLFYPTLEGAQPTLKGTPIIRVTRGQLMSQVEVIYRHIRHLVQIYHHPGPQGRGLHIENLINMYAQELHDREIIMRFNTNIKNPDLSYYTDENGFQLIGRSTDTKLRTEANYYPMTSMAILEDQVNRLTLHSAQPHGVAGLKQGQLEIMLERQLMYDDERGLGEGVEDNKLTLSRFVLQIEQFTEHQPANPGLTTFPSLLGLSIGEALQQPIVTLYTQVNTDILARVFSPSQGPLPCDITLVSLRNLVNEVLDYQDTSLLLHRRGFICSLPADGTECSLASNLTISSMLKDLSADNVRETTLTHMYEKKKWSPHSQLSIPSMEISSYKLTL, encoded by the coding sequence ATGAAGTTCCAACAGCGGTTGTTGATCGTGGCTGGCCTTGGCCTTGTTGCCCTGGTCGGCCTGGTTGCCCTTGGCAACACACAACTAATGGCTATCCTTGATAACCTTGGTCAGAGCAATCGTCCCCTCTACCAGGAGTCACCATACCATGGCCGCATGCTACGATCAGTGTCCCATAACATCTGCCAGGGCATGGGGACAGTAAAACCAACCACTACCATCACAACACAGGCACTAAAGAACCAGACAACCTACGCCATGAAAAGTAATGGCCAGTATATTATACCAACAACTGCGACAACGTCCGACAATAAAGAGCCACTGACAGTCATAGTAGTGCCACATAGCCACAATGACCCAGGGTGGCAACGCACTGTGGAGGAGTACTATGTTGTCTCAACCAAAAACATTCTCAACAATATGGTGTCAAAACTGAGAATATACCCAAACATGACATTTGTCTGGGCAGAGACTGTGTTTCTGAGTATGTGGTGGAATGAGCTGGACGACGATGTGAAGGCTCAGGTTCGCCGCCTCGTCAGACGTGGCCAGCTGGAAATAGTCCTTGGTGGCTGGGTGATGCCAGACGAGGCAAGCACACATTATTATTCAGTCATTGACCAGCTCATGGAAGGCCACCAATGGCTTGGGGAAAACCTTAGCACCAAGCCACTCAACAGTTGGTCTATTGATCCTTTTGGACATTCTGGTACCATGCCTTATCTGTGGAAAAGTGCAGGTCTAGAAAACATGGTGATTCAGCGAATCCACCAATCCACAAAGGCAGCACTTGTACGAAGTAAAAGTCTGGAGTTTAACTGGCGTCAGGCCTGGGATTCACAGGGACACACAGACATACTGTGCCACACCATGCCCTACATGTTGTATGGTATCAAACATACATGTGGTCCCAATCCAGATGTCTGCTTAATGTTTGACTTCTGGCAGACAGACAACTTCAACCGGAGAAcattctcaaaaccgatcactgTATCAAATGTAGAGGTTCTTGCAACAGCCTTATACAAACAGTACAAATCTAAAGCAAATTTATACCGGTACAATACCATTCTCGTTCCCCTCGGTGACGATTTCCGATACGACAGAGAATCCGAGTGGGACCATCAGTTCCAAAATTATGATATGCTCATGCAGTACATGAACTCAAGGAAGGAATGgaatattgatatcaaattcGGAACATTGTCTGATTACTTTAAAGCTGTGAGGAAATCAGAGGAAGCTTTGAAAAAGAATACTCTACAAGAAGGATTTCCCTCTCTAAGTGGTGACTTCTTTCCAtattctgataaaaacaatgctTATTGGTCAGGATATTACACAACCCGACCTTTCGATAAAAAGTTCTCTAGAGATGTTCAGGCAAATCTGAGAGCAGCTGAAATATTATACACACTTACAATAGCATATATGAAAAAGTGGGATCGtgaatttgaattttatcaTGAGACTGCTACACATTTACAACAAGCTCGGCGAAATCTGGGTGTTTTTCTTCATCACGATGCTATTACTGGTACATCTAAGTCGTATGTTGTCGAGGACTTTGAGCGTCTACTGAATGCAGCTTACAACAGTACTCAAAAAGTTTTAGCGATCACAACACAAGCACTTCTGACAGAGGGGCGAATAATGACGCCTCTGATCCTAAGTCCAACTCTTGTATACTCTGATCATCGGACACTTCCTCGCAGACAAGTTGTTGCAGTCGTCGAGTTCGGAACAAAGGTGATGTTATATAACCCTTCCATGCACGAGCGATCAGAGATGTGGACGTTACTGGTGAATACTGATCATCTCGTTGTTCATGACACCGACAACCAAGTGATTCCTCATCAGGTGAATCCGGTCTGGGATACTAATGTTGCTGTACATGAACGTGTGTTCGAGGTTGTGTTTTTCAAAAAGTTATCTTCATTGTCAATAGAAACTATTATGCTTTATAAAGTAGACAAAGTAACCAAGGACCATTCCTTCCCTGCAGAGAtcacaatatacaatacaaaacaactCTCTATACCACCATATAGTAGATTCTACCAGAACAGGCCTCGAGATTCTAAACACTTCCGTGGACCGATTATTCTAGAAAATGATTTCCTGCGAGCCCAGTTTAGTCCCAAGGATGGGATGCTTAAAGTTATAGAGAATAAAGCAACTGGAAACAAGACAGATGTGAACCTCGAGTTTCTCCAATATACATCTCAAGGTAGCGGGGCATATCTCTTCTACCCAACATTAGAAGGCGCCCAACCAACCCTGAAGGGTACACCTATTATCAGGGTAACAAGAGGGCAACTCATGTCACAAGTGGAAGTCATATACCGCCACATCCGGCACCTCGTACAAATCTACCATCACCCAGGGCCACAGGgacgtggtcttcatatagagAACTTGATCAACATGTATGCACAGGAACTGCATGATCGGGAGATCATTATGAGATTCAACACCAACATTAAAAATCCAGATTTGTCATACTATACAGATGAGAATGGCTTCCAGTTGATTGGTCGTTCTACAGATACGAAACTTCGTACGGAGGCAAATTATTATCCGATGACAAGTATGGCTATACTGGAGGACCAGGTGAATCGTCTGACTTTACACTCCGCTCAGCCACATGGCGTAGCCGGACTTAAACAAGGTCAGCTAGAAATAATGTTGGAAAGACAGTTAATGTATGATGATGAGCGAGGCCTCGGAGAGGGCGTGGAAGACAATAAACTCACGCTCAGTAGATTTGTGTTACAAATCGAACAATTTACTGAGCACCAACCAGCAAATCCAGGGCTGACCACTTTCCCCTCCCTACTGGGGCTATCCATAGGGGAGGCCCTACAACAGCCAATTGTGACTCTGTACACTCAAGTTAACACTGACATTTTGGCCCGAGTGTTCTCCCCCTCTCAGGGCCCCCTTCCTTGTGATATAACACTAGTTAGTCTCCGAAATCTTGTTAACGAGGTTTTGGACTACCAAGACACAAGTCTCTTGCTGCATCGTCGTGGATTCATTTGTTCTCTTCCTGCTGATGGCACAGAGTGTTCCTTAGCTTCTAATTTGACAATAAGTTCAATGTTAAAAGATTTATCTGCAGACAatgtaagggagacaaccctTACTCATATGTATGAGAAGAAAAAATGGAGCCCACATTCCCAACTATCTATTCCTTCGATGGAGATATCTTCCTATAAATTAACCTTGTGA